A genomic segment from Candidatus Omnitrophota bacterium encodes:
- a CDS encoding glycosyltransferase → MKICMIFPTYPPNYQVDGIGDYTRILVSKLRQRGHEVFVITSGRYAGNDPRVIKIGGGKWGIRELVRVFRLIRRDGFQVVHMQYTPISYGYGLTFKLLPLLIRLSAHRIHFIVTFHTLVAGRWISRINALLLVMFSHKVISTHEELTQLYQKWLFPFSKKLVQIPIGTNIEPVEVDGERIREEINKKYGISKNATLLVNFGFPNPWKGLETLCEAVKILSREGDYRLIIMGGLTDRGIEYRYEIKGFIRRLGIEKEVIWMDGLKEKDVSGVLQASDIAVFPFVDGISIRRGTLMAAMAHGLPIVSTRPRVKCPYFRNGENVMLVGPGDKVALAEAIRKLSKDRELRDRLSMNVKALSLGFDWDRIAGSMIKVYSEFD, encoded by the coding sequence ATGAAAATATGCATGATATTTCCCACATACCCGCCTAATTATCAGGTGGACGGGATAGGTGATTATACCCGTATCCTTGTTTCCAAACTGCGGCAAAGAGGTCATGAGGTTTTCGTTATAACTTCGGGGCGCTATGCTGGCAACGATCCTCGGGTCATAAAGATCGGAGGGGGAAAATGGGGGATCAGGGAACTGGTGAGGGTCTTCAGGCTCATACGCAGGGACGGTTTTCAGGTGGTACATATGCAGTATACCCCCATCAGTTACGGTTACGGGTTGACGTTTAAATTATTGCCACTTCTCATACGCTTAAGTGCTCACAGGATACATTTTATCGTTACGTTCCATACTCTTGTAGCGGGCAGATGGATATCCCGTATAAACGCGCTTTTACTGGTCATGTTCAGCCACAAGGTCATCAGTACTCACGAAGAACTGACCCAGCTATACCAGAAATGGCTTTTCCCGTTCAGTAAGAAGCTCGTTCAGATACCGATAGGCACCAATATCGAACCGGTAGAAGTTGATGGCGAAAGGATAAGGGAAGAAATAAACAAAAAATACGGCATAAGCAAAAACGCCACACTGCTGGTTAATTTCGGTTTTCCCAATCCATGGAAAGGTCTTGAGACACTTTGCGAGGCTGTGAAAATACTTTCCCGGGAAGGGGATTACAGGCTTATCATCATGGGAGGGCTGACCGACAGGGGCATCGAATACAGATACGAGATAAAGGGTTTTATCCGGCGTCTGGGAATAGAAAAAGAGGTCATATGGATGGACGGGCTCAAGGAGAAAGACGTTTCCGGCGTGCTACAGGCAAGTGATATAGCGGTATTCCCGTTCGTCGACGGGATATCTATAAGGCGGGGAACACTCATGGCCGCGATGGCTCACGGACTGCCGATCGTAAGTACACGCCCCAGGGTCAAGTGCCCATATTTCAGGAACGGTGAGAACGTTATGCTCGTTGGGCCGGGGGACAAAGTAGCTCTCGCCGAGGCTATCAGGAAACTTTCCAAGGACAGAGAACTGCGTGATAGGTTATCCATGAACGTAAAAGCCCTGTCCCTGGGGTTTGACTGGGACAGGATAGCCGGCAGCATGATAAAGGTCTACTCTGAATTTGATTGA
- a CDS encoding glycosyltransferase has protein sequence MKILFVNKHMRECGGVEYYIRSLSRRLKRKGAHTFIMHWDEPDESGVFDGASRIRDIWEDEFRITKSARKEIDSFLKNVKPDIVFSHNVENAQVLKYLWQRSKLVQYVHGYKKVDPDGKMLLKNPLEPNTCALGPGCFLRAFTRGAMPRNPVKAIRAYARAKRSLEALKELSNILVASSYMKDILARNGIESRRVEVFPYFVDFEEVPGPATERGRLLFAGRIAGGKGLPILLDILASVKTDFVLDVVGTGPLESRCREKAERLGLSGKVDFHGWVDHSRLSEFYSKAAFLVMPSVWPEPFGICGIEAAYFGKPAVAFNVGGISDWLIDRRTGFLVEPYDKDAMSGRIRELIQNPAQAALMGEKAREKAYKDYMPGEHVQRLMGLFEEVLRDIR, from the coding sequence ATGAAAATACTTTTCGTTAATAAACACATGAGAGAATGCGGAGGCGTGGAATATTACATAAGAAGCCTCTCGAGAAGATTAAAACGTAAAGGGGCGCACACTTTTATCATGCACTGGGACGAACCCGATGAAAGCGGTGTTTTCGATGGGGCGAGCCGTATCCGTGATATATGGGAAGATGAATTTAGAATAACCAAGTCCGCCAGAAAAGAAATTGATTCTTTTCTGAAGAACGTGAAACCGGACATAGTATTTTCGCATAACGTCGAGAACGCGCAAGTGTTAAAATATCTCTGGCAGAGGTCAAAGCTGGTCCAGTATGTCCACGGTTACAAGAAAGTGGATCCTGACGGCAAGATGCTGCTGAAGAACCCGCTGGAGCCAAATACGTGCGCTCTTGGACCGGGCTGTTTCCTCAGGGCCTTTACAAGAGGGGCCATGCCGCGTAACCCGGTGAAGGCGATAAGAGCGTATGCCAGAGCAAAAAGATCTCTGGAGGCATTGAAAGAACTCAGTAATATCCTTGTCGCATCGAGTTATATGAAGGATATACTTGCCAGGAACGGAATAGAATCCCGGAGAGTGGAGGTATTCCCTTATTTCGTGGATTTTGAAGAGGTCCCGGGACCTGCTACCGAGCGAGGGCGCCTTCTTTTTGCAGGACGCATCGCCGGGGGTAAAGGCCTGCCGATACTATTGGATATTCTCGCGTCCGTAAAAACGGATTTCGTGCTTGATGTTGTGGGAACAGGTCCCCTCGAGAGTAGATGCCGGGAAAAGGCCGAGAGACTGGGGCTCTCGGGAAAGGTCGATTTCCATGGATGGGTGGATCACTCAAGGCTTTCGGAATTCTACAGTAAGGCCGCGTTTTTGGTGATGCCGTCGGTGTGGCCGGAACCTTTCGGCATATGCGGTATTGAAGCGGCCTATTTCGGCAAGCCCGCTGTCGCTTTTAATGTAGGCGGGATCTCGGACTGGCTGATCGACCGCAGGACGGGGTTCCTTGTTGAGCCCTATGATAAAGATGCCATGTCAGGACGGATACGGGAGCTGATCCAGAACCCGGCGCAGGCCGCCTTAATGGGTGAAAAGGCAAGGGAAAAAGCGTATAAAGATTATATGCCCGGAGAACACGTGCAAAGGCTCATGGGCCTGTTCGAAGAGGTGCTCCGGGACATAAGATAA